The nucleotide sequence gaaatgTCACCTATCTCAGAGCAAATTTTGGGCATGACCGGCCACCGTTCAACCATCTCTTATGGAGTCGAAGCacacaaaaagaaaatatgtGAGAAAGCATGTGGGTTGGAAGGAAAATATACTTAGTTGACCGGAATATTCCTAGGAGCAGGATTCTCAATTAATccattctaattttttttaaattcttaaAATTGATAAAAGATTAAACATTTTGCTTTCATATTTATGCCGAGTAAATCTATGTGTAATTCGTATTTAAATGGTACTCAAATTTGTGATCATATGAGTAAGATATAAAGTTGGATGTCAAACCTAATTCGTGTTCACaataaatttgaaaagaattcctaattaattttttagaatAAAAAATTTCGATGAAATATGTAAGAATTAGGGCAGCGGGCCCGGCCTAGACCAAAGTCGGCAGGCCCAGCCGGCTttgattcatatatatatatatatatatatatatatatatatgaagggAAAGATCGGAAGAGGGGGATCGAAAGCGAAGGCAAAACGTGGCTATTGGAGCGCCGCGAGTCCATTGAACGGCCGCGGGGCAAGGGAACGGTTGGGGGGGCTATAAAAGTAAAACCCCAGATCTTTCCTTCCTCCCCGATCGGGAGCGCAGCACTTCGTCGGAGTGAGGTAAGGACTTCCGCCTCCTTCTCACCCCCTCCTCTGCCTTTTCCTCCTTTAGATCTACCGGCAATGGCCGGGATCCGGCAAAAGGCCGGGATGTAGGAAGAGcacagaagaagaggaagaagagggtagGGCCTTGCGGTCCCCGCGGGTCAGATCTGGCAAGAGGATgccggaagaaaaaaaaataagaataagaataagaagaagaagaagaagagagaagaagaaaccgaGTTTCCTATAATGACTATGGGATTGGTAAATTGCCTGATGCAGCTAAAATTACATTGTAGGGGAAAAGAAACCGATTTGCCTTGTCATGTTGCATTCAATTTTCCTCAGTTTGTTGTTTTGAAGCTGTTTCCAGGCTTCATGACAGTGTGGTGATTTATTTGCAGGATAGTTTGGAGAGAAATCTCTTTTTCGGTAACGTTGGTATTCCAATTGTTATATATGGGGGAGCAGTCGTTTCTTGATCGGATGTTATCCCATCTCCGATCGACCAGCAAGTGAGGGAATCcagaatccatttttcttgtgcATATCTTGGTGTTATCTCGTTAAATGATGAATTTTTAGAACTGCTTTATAAGAAAATGTGTTTGTTGTACTTAAGATATGGTGATAGTGCTGAATTTTTATGCATCAGTTgcatggtcttttttttttgatttctctATAACTTACTGTGTATGCTTCATGATTTTTCAATATTTCGATATATATTCTTTCTCCTTATTGCTGCTTGTGCTGTTTAGTTATTAGTGGTGATAATCAAACCGATGATGGGGATGCTTTAGTAGTGATGCTTAGTGATGTGGACTGTTTAAAATCTTAAAATATAAGGTCCTGTAAGGAAATATCACCTTTACATAAACGTCTGACAGTATAGGAAAATAGAAATGAGTTGGGAATTGTTTACTGGAAACTGGTTCGTGCCTTTTGCAGCTGCAAATGGACAATTCTAAATAGGGAATGGGTGGCTTTGACTAGGAAGAATCAAAATATAGAGGTTGATTTCATGTGCAGCAATCAAATTTCCAAAACAAGTTAGAAAGAGTCAGGTTTTTAGGTCTTTATAATATCAACATATACGATATTACTAGTAAGCTAATATGACTGCTTCTATATAATATGATCTCAATAAAGAACGCAAGCTTATCTATAAATTTCATTTACATAATATCTAATTCTTTGGATTGTGGACAACAACTAGCATTCCATAATTCAAAACCAGAGTCAGGAAATCGTGTATAAATCGacattttaaatatctaatcatATTTGATTAACTACTGGTATTAATTAATAAGCATCCACCTATCAAACATAAACATACATGTGCACACTAGTATCACAGGCATCATAATTAACATATTGAATTAACAGGTTTGCGCATAGAACAGTAACATATATGCTTCATTTGGTGGGTGGAGGTGTGCGTGTTGGGGGGAGGGGGGTGTGGGCTGCAGGGGACAGTTTTACATTACTTTCTTTGCTCGGCCAACAAATAAGCATCCGAGGTCAGGATCCATGTTAGTTAGGAGCAGATATCAACATTTCTTGTCTTCCTTTTTGTTTAAAGCATTTACTAGCCTAGGGAGACCATGGGGGATTTCTGCTCGGTTGCATGAGCTTAATCCAGATGACTAATAAGGTTAGTGTTTCTGCTCATCAGCTGTCTTCCTGGATTCCAGGGATTGCCCTTCaatgcccaaaattctttgcaGTTGACATCTGGTTTGGGACTTGCAAAAAACTCTTAATCACAATTGGCATCTTGTTGCATGTTAAGCTTACGTAAAAGTAAACCTAGCCATGGGTCTCTAGAAACTTCCTTAGGCACTTTGTTTGAGTTACTTTATACTAAATTTGTTTGCTTATATACAAGAGCCCAACATCCAAAAACTTCCTTAGGCACTTTGTTTGTTTTATGTAAACATTTACTATGCTATTTGGTGCAAGGCTCTTTGGTGGAACACATCTTGTAATCTTCCTTTTTTCATCAACAAGAGTAATTACAGAGTACAACAAtgacataaaatattctaaatgTCCAatttgtattaaaaaaattgacATCCTCTAACCTGTAATGACTTTTTTGGAATTTATATTGAGAAAAGGTACGGGGTCGCTGTCAGCCTTTCTTCCTGGTAACATGCATTTTGCATTCTTCATTTTCCCTTTACCATCTTGTATACCATCTGGTTATGTAACTGCATCTTGTTAAATGATTATTTACCGATAAACAATTTGATGCAAATTGAGTCTAAGTGTTTGGCACTCGTTGAAGTTTATGCCTTTATGCATGCTGCTTACTACATAGTTGACCATTTGTCAGATGTATTTAATTAGTGTTATACATTAATTTTATTCTAATGTTGTTCTGAATCTTGATGAATATTAGGTATTACACTGGATATCCAAAGGATATTGGACCTTCGCGGGTTATCCATTTTACCTCAGAGCGTCAGTTTGTTCAGCTTCTGCATGAAGGCCATCCTGTGGTTGTTGCATTTACTATAAGGTTATTTTGTATATGTTAattatttagtttatcttgagaTTACTACTggattcaaaagaaaagggaaaaaagaatgATCCTCCTCCCTCTCTGTGAGTCTATATCCAGTTTTTCCACCAGCATCTAAACTAAATCCTTAATTAATGCTCCACTGGAAACTAATTCTTGATAGGAGGGTTTTGGACTGGCCTATGACATGATAAGAAAATTGCATCAATTGGATATGGCATTTTCCCTTGATGTTCAATCAAAAGAGTAACTGTATTATGAACATAAGGATTTGGAGGTAATCAATTCATTGGGTTGGTGTGCAAATCCAGTAAATGCAGGAAATTGTAGTACTGCATGCATGCATTGGCATACTATATGACTTATTTTTGTAGCTTGATGcatattttacatattttattgtAGGGTTCCCTATACGAAGCATCTCGATAGAGTATTGGAGGAGGCCGCTGCTGAGTTTTATCCCCATATAAAATTCATGCGTGTAAGACTACTATCTAGCAAGTTCTGCATATGTTACTTTTAGACATTTTTTATAGCTTGCTCATTGAGGAATATCAATATTATTCTTCTTTATAGCTTGCTCGTTGGGAATATTAATATTATCCTATATCATAATGCTGTTTTTTTTATACTTCATTTCCACCGATTACCTAACTTAGCCAGTGCTGCTTTTTTGCTTGGCTGCATTTATGTATCAAGATCTTTGTTTTTTGTTTAGGAATATCAAGACATAATGGGAGTTTATGCTTTCAGGCAGTTTATGATattctttcatttcttgcatTCCAAACACTTCAATACATGTAATTTCCTGTTCACGAATGTGAAATTTCTCAGATGCTTAACAATATACCATCCATCAGTTGTTCAGTTGTATTATCTCTGATCAACATTGCTTAGACTGGGTTAAAGGCATGTTCTATGGTCCCAAAGTTTTGGCCAAATAAGCTGGAGGTAGGTGGTTTTGTTAGTTGACATCCCTAGTAGCATTGAAGTCTCAATGGAGAAAGTTAATCTGGTCCAGATTGCGGGTCTGTGAGGATTATAGTGTTTGATGTGCTACATTATTGTAGTCAGTTCATTCATCTTTTAGGTATTGGTTTACTTTCAAAACTTGGGCTCTTCATAGGCAATGCTTATACATTTTCTGTTAAGTCAGGCACCCTTTGTATCCGTGAAATTTAGAATGTTGAATGCCTCTTAACTATTCCCTTTCTATATAATGTGGTGCGAGTTATTAGATTCTTTAGTTTGCTTGTGCTCTTTCAACTTCCAGATTAACTTAATTTATCTTAGTTTTCTCTCCTTTATTGCAACAAATGATGTTGACTTTGGCTGTTTCTGCTTCCCTCTGGTTATGATAATGTGGGCAAGTTGAAAGGGGaggttttttaaatatataatgaCAAGTGAAATTTGACGTTAAAATTTTTCAACTGATAGATGCATTGCATTGTGAAGTGGGCTTTGGCAGtgcaaataaaaaaatggcTTGTTTGGTGATGCTGATTGGCAGAAAAAAGAGGAGATTTCTTGCTGAAGATATTGGTTTGATGTGGTGGGTTGTAGAAGTTGGCCTCCAGTACATGGTTCTCTCATGCTTATGTTTGATGAGAGCCTGCTGGCTTAGGTTCAGATTGAAAACTACATCTCTCTTTTCCCCTAAGTCTAGATTTTGTTTGGATCCATCATGTGTTTTGTGAAATTGGATATGTCAATTCTGAAAGAGGGAAAGATGGAGATAGGGATCTCAAAATTAACTCTAGGGTTCATGAAACTTGACATTTTACAAGGGTAATTTAGTTCCTGTATTATTGATTAAGATGAGAAAACAGCAAAACTGGTTTTTAACATCACTATGGTGGGCTTAACTCATTGTTTTATTGCAATGCTCCCCCAATATCTGGAAGTTGCAACCAAGAATTTGATAAGTGCCCTGGTGGTTGATGTGTGTCTAATTCATTCATATCTTGTCCTGGTGGCTGACCACAATTGCTAGACTTCGTTTTGGTTCGCTTGATCAAATATATTGTGTTTGTCAGGAATTTTCCTTAGTTTGACATGCTTTAGTACTCTTCTACGGTTCGCCTGCCAAACAGCTTAGATTTATGAATGAGTTATGAAATAGTGGCTAATTTACTTGGTAGTTTTGATAAGTGTCCTTGGTGTATTTTAGTATCTTCTTATCAAGTTTTGTAGCATTTCGTTCCATGGTTGGTTATAAAATAGTAGTTTATTACTTACCATTTCTTTCCGTGGTCCATCTAGGTTGAGTGCCCCAAATATCCAGGATTTTGCATTGCAAGGCAAAGGAAAGAGTATCCgttcattgaaatatatcacAGCCCAGAGCAGGTAGCCTTTGTTTTACTCAGTTTTTGTTCTTTTGGTTTTGATCTAGTGTAATTACTGAGGAAAATATAGATGCTTCTCCCATTCTTTGATAATCCAGGCCTATTGACCTGTAAGCATATTTCCTGTGTTAGATAGACCAGGGTACGAGTACTAGAGATTTTCTTATAAATATGTCTGATGTTTTGCTTGCTTCCAGCGACTAGGtctaattttataaatatattatctttgcttttgcttttctttttttttttttggggggggggggggatatgGGGTTAATTACCTAGGTTCAAATCCTTGGTTAATGCACCACACAAGACCAGCCCAGAACCTCCCCCATTGAGTGGAGGGGTGCAACTGTTAGTGCCCAGGTCTTCTTTCATTTCttgaattagttccaactatAATGTAGCACAGTTTGGTCAGATAATGTCATTCAAGTTTTATTTACCTTTTCTTTTTGTCGCCTTGCTCAGACAGCTTGTTTTGGTTGGATGATGAGATTTATGCTTTCATAATTCTGTCATCATCTGTTTATCTTCTCACTTTCTTACCATTGATCAGGCAGCTGACCAAGGAAAATTGGTGGATCCCAATATAAAAAAATACTCAGTCAAAGTGTTGCCTGTAAGTTTGTGATCTTGCCTTACCTTCTCATCTTTATATTGATGTTTaatatgaaaatgatattttccTGAGACCTCGTAACAAATGCATTTAGTCCAGAAAATAAAATTGCAGACCCTTCGTGTCTGATATATTGGTTTATTCCTGCACTTATGGTTGGTTATACTTTCAGGAACCTACTTCATAATAATACCTAGCATGGTACCCATTTGATGTTCTAGAGACCTACAAGTCACCATGTGTGCTTGTTGGTGGGCAGTAGATTTCTTCCCTGCCTAGTGGTGATTATTAAGGTCTTTCACATGAGCTACAGTACTCGAGCTAATATAGCTCACGAATTCGGGTTCTCAATAGTTTTCCTATCCGAGAATATTCAGGGGACTTCCTTGTTGATTTGGTTATTTTCATTATTTCAAGTACCATATCAAAAGGTCCAAATACTTGGGGCCCAGGGTCCTCTAAGTTGGAATTTTGCCTAATTGGTTACGCTCGCATTCTTGAACTAGGATGTCTACTTGGGTCCGCTATGAGCAAGTTTTCCAATTCTTCTGCCAGATCTGTACTTGACCTTGTAGGAGTTTGGTATCTGTCCTTTTGTTGTTGATGTGGTATGAATTGAGCCCAGATCTACTGTAGAGCTGGATGTAGGCTGATGGAGAAAGGATCATTCATGCTTTGTGTGGGGAAATGTTATAGGATATCTGCTTTCTCAGTTCTGTTGgtaattttttttcccctttcattttctttgcaGTTTAACTATGACCTAAGTGCATACGGGTTTCGCGAATTTTTCAAGCGGCATGGGACGCATGTATCTGAAACCAGCTAGAGCAGCACTTCctctatccaaaaaaaaaaatgcagcacTTCTCTGGTTCATCCTTACTATTTTCAAGGAGCCCTTGAATTTTACTTGAAAATGGAGTTCCTTCACATATGGGAAGGGAAAATCTCCGCTTCGACTTGGAGTCCCAGTCCCTGATTAAAGCTTGAACCCTATTCCCAGCATTATGGAGTACGAGCCATTGCTGCCGCCTGGAACTGCATCATAACATCTAATGAATGAGATAGTATGTGTCAAGAACACAGCATTAATCCTCTGTTCTCAGGGTTCTGCTGTAATAATACAACTTTTGTAGCTGTCCAGTGTAAGGAGGAATATCTAGAATGCAATCTCTAAATATTATTAGATGACGTACCGAAGATTGTAGTCTACAAGGTCCACCGAGACCATGCACCATATCACCCAAGTTATCATGAGTCTAGCTGAAGAATTTGCATGATCATGCATGATGCTGAAACTAGCAGCCTTTCAGTTGTCAGCGCTTGCAACTGGAGTATTAAGTCCCATACTGGTGCTGTGGATGATAGTGGTGGTAGCAGGCGGGTCAGGACAAGTAGATGATGGATCCAATATCATGCTGATGAATGAAATGCCAGAGTCCTAAAACAATTAACTTGGCCTGACAACTAATCCATGAACTCAAATTAGACCTAAACCTATGAGCCCTCATACAAGCGTGCGTTTGGTTATGAGAGATTTTAGATGCTTAGatagaattaaaaaaattaaataattttgtAATATCATCTGTTAAGTCTTTTTGAGTAAAATTTTGGGTCGCTGCTCTTTGAATAGAATTTTGGGTTGCTGCAAATGGTATCAAAATAGACCTAGTCTATAATTATCTAAAGTGGAAAATACTATAATAAAGGTGCGTTAAGCTAATTATAGTATTTATGAttaaatttgattgaatgtagATCTTTGGCTTGAATGAGAAGGCCAAATAATaactttcaatttttttttatacatgTATTTAGTTCTACATTGGTTATGCatctaaataatagttttgatttttttaattaaaatatatatttaattattgataataagaacaagaaatttaaataatacgttttagctatttttttttttgaaaaagatcttaaataatatttatcaaaaaaagcAACATACAATAGAAAAATGCTAATTTACAGCAGATATTTACTAGATCAATCCAACAACCTACTCCAAAGTCAACGGATCAACAGGggaaataaatgaataaaatgTAAATAATCCCCCTCCTAAGTGCCCTGCCATCTGGCAGCACTAATACAACAATACAACAATTCACAAATACACAGCTGACGCACAAGAATGGCCAAAATTGTTAGCACGAATAAGATCATGAATAAGATTAGTCGATCAGATCCCTTCATGTCATGGATAATAGCTCATCTCTCTTAATAGAGCTTGCTGAATCGTGGTGGCCATGACGGCTCTCCTAGCTTTGGAAAGAAGGCCTCCCTTTCAAACAGGACCTGCAAGGAGCCCAACACCCTCATCAACGAACCCCAAAGAACTGGGGCACAGCAGAAGGCGTAGGCAAACAATGACAAGGCCCTGACAATACCATCAGAATACAAAGGGAATGCCATAACAAATAGAGCACCAAAGATCCCCATCCAGGGTGCAAGGACAGGGACTGGTGGGAGCATGAAGAGATTGATTACTATAGAAGCTAGAGCTGATGAGCCAAACAAGTAGAGAGACCAGCCTAGAAACGGGTGCACGGCACGAGGGATCAGGAAGAAGGGAATGGTGTATGCTGCTAATATGGACCATAAAGCAGCCACCTTGATCATGGTGTGTGAGAAGGTGAAGCTCCTCTTCTCAGCTCGCCGGTTGTAACACAGCTTCAACAAGCTGGGCCGTGTCATCTGGGTAACTGCCATGACCCCAAGATACAGTACAGACTGGATCAGTATCACCGGCAACTCTAAACTGTACCTGTTCACATATATGTGAAGGAAAACCAGAAACATAATGTTAGGTTTCAAGCTCCATAAAGCattgcatggtgcatgtttTAGCTAGCAATCTGGTCATGTTCCCTTCCTAATCACATTACATGCGTCTTTTCAAAAACCAGAATCACAACCAGTGATAGCCTTTAATGTACATGTCCATGAAATCTTGACAGTTTGCAGGATTATGAGGCTTGTGACTTACCCAAGAGTTTTTCGACGTTGCTCGTGCCAAGAAAAGCCTAAAGGCAGGACTGGCCAAGACCACCAATACCATGGCTTCAACCATGGTGCACTAGGGAAAGTAATTACACTGTTTGGTCCACATGGTATGCTCCAACGAAGCTTGAGATCTGTAGCAGTAAAAAGCCCAAAGGATTGTCTCTGTGACATATATTATCAGGTAATGGGAGAAAACAAGAAGGCTAGGTTATGGTAATTACAGTAGTAGGAAGCATCCATCTGGTATCCCAAAGGAAGGCGATACATGCCATCTAGCTtggaaccattggaaggtggatGAAACATTGGACGGTCAAGCAAATCTGGGAAGTAGCTGGTGAGGAA is from Phoenix dactylifera cultivar Barhee BC4 chromosome 18, palm_55x_up_171113_PBpolish2nd_filt_p, whole genome shotgun sequence and encodes:
- the LOC103710706 gene encoding uncharacterized protein LOC103710706 codes for the protein MGEQSFLDRMLSHLRSTSKYYTGYPKDIGPSRVIHFTSERQFVQLLHEGHPVVVAFTIRVPYTKHLDRVLEEAAAEFYPHIKFMRVECPKYPGFCIARQRKEYPFIEIYHSPEQAADQGKLVDPNIKKYSVKVLPFNYDLSAYGFREFFKRHGTHVSETS
- the LOC103710708 gene encoding putative glucuronosyltransferase PGSIP8 gives rise to the protein MGRRLGLVAVVAVVLAAAVSAAEGKRRRHAYAAMMYMGTPRDYEFYVATRVMMRSLVKLRVDADLVVIASSDVPIPWTRSLKEDGVKVVTVENLKNPYEKQDNFNSRFKLTLNKLYAWSLVAYDRVVMLDSDNLFLQRTDELFQCGQFCAVFINPCIFHTGLFVLQPSMEVFRSMFHDLETGRENPDGADQGFLTSYFPDLLDRPMFHPPSNGSKLDGMYRLPLGYQMDASYYYLKLRWSIPCGPNSVITFPSAPWLKPWYWWSWPVLPLGFSWHEQRRKTLGYSLELPVILIQSVLYLGVMAVTQMTRPSLLKLCYNRRAEKRSFTFSHTMIKVAALWSILAAYTIPFFLIPRAVHPFLGWSLYLFGSSALASIVINLFMLPPVPVLAPWMGIFGALFVMAFPLYSDGIVRALSLFAYAFCCAPVLWGSLMRVLGSLQVLFEREAFFPKLGEPSWPPRFSKLY